A region from the Bos indicus x Bos taurus breed Angus x Brahman F1 hybrid chromosome 9, Bos_hybrid_MaternalHap_v2.0, whole genome shotgun sequence genome encodes:
- the LOC113898567 gene encoding LOW QUALITY PROTEIN: UL16-binding protein 2-like (The sequence of the model RefSeq protein was modified relative to this genomic sequence to represent the inferred CDS: deleted 1 base in 1 codon): MGGFKTSLGFLVLLPIVLFSGTSSDAHSLSYNVTIDPRPRDGQPWCEVQGEVDQKVFLSYDCGRAKIMYMSPLGEEVKSMNAWETQTDTLRDIGDLLKEQMPDVTPEKHIDEGPLTLQARMTCWREDNGHTSASWEFGFNGQLCLLFDSENGYWTMVHSKGRRMKEKWENDRAVMDFFKKVSMGDCQRWYHTSLVRWEKMLKTAASPTEAPLRVNSTATATKHVTCILPVLLSSFIIIVFLG; the protein is encoded by the exons ATGGGTGGCTTCAAGACCAGTCTTGGTTTCCTCGTTTTGCTTCCAATTGTTTTGTTCAGCGGAACGTCCAGCG ATGCTCATTCTCTTTCCTATAATGTCACCATTGATCCTCGGCCCAGAGATGGTCAGCCATGGTGTGAGGTTCAAGGAGAAGTTGATCAAAAGGTCTTTCTCTCCTATGACTGTGGTAGAGCTAAGATCATGTACATGAGTCCATTGGGAGAGGAAGTGAAAAGTATGAAC GCGTGGGAAACACAGACTGACACACTCAGAGACATTGGAGACTTGCTCAAGGAGCAGATGCCTGACGTTACACCGGAGAAACACATAGACGAGG GCCCTCTCACCCTGCAGGCCAGGATGACATGCTGGCGTGAAGACAATGGACACACCAGTGCATCCTGGGAGTTTGGCTTCAATGGACAACTGTGCCTCCTCTTTGATTCGGAGAATGGATACTGGACAATGGTTCACTCTAAAGGGAGACGGATGaaagagaaatgggaaaatgACAGAGCTGTGATGGACTTCTTCAAGAAGGTCTCCATGGGAGACTGTCAGCGCTGGTATCACACTTCCTTGGTGCGCTGGGAGAAAATGTTGAAGACCGCGG CATCACCAACTGAAGCTCCCCTCAGAGTCAACTCCACGGCCACAGCCACCAAGCACGTCACCTGTATCCTCCCCGTGCTTCTCAGCAGTTTCATCATAATTGTCTTCCTGGGCTGA
- the LOC113898570 gene encoding retinoic acid early transcript 1E-like, which yields MSPAHTTGHLLLILLLIEAGKTLGNAHSLCLDLTVKSQSRPGQPWCQVQGSVDTKPFLRYDSASNKVKPLGFLGKEVNDTKAWTEISQTLVEAGRELRMVLPVIKLDKKEMRGPPTLQVKLCCQREAKQCSGASLHFSLNGRTALLLDTMSITWTVIDPGATGIKEEWENNQELAEYFRTISTGDCSYWLREFLKHWEKMLVPEPTEPLIMAPDISQSASIRLVSCIILLIITQLVLIASSS from the exons ATGTCACCGGCTCACACCACAGGCCATCTTTTGCTGATACTGCTGCTGATAGAAGCCGGGAAGACTCTGGGCA ATGCCCACTCTCTGTGCCTTGACCTCACTGTCAAATCTCAGTCCAGACCTGGCCAGCCCTGGTGTCAAGTCCAGGGCTCCGTGGACACAAAGCCTTTCCTCCGGTATGATAGTGCCAGCAACAAGGTCAAACCTTTGGGTTTCCTGGGAAAGGAGGTAAACGACACGAAAGCGTGGACTGAAATAAGCCAAACGCTGGTAGAAGCAGGAAGAGAGCTCAGGATGGTCCTGCCTGTCATCAAACTGGACAAAAAGGAGATGAGGG GTCCTCCCACCCTGCAGGTAAAGCTGTGTTGTCAACGTGAAGCCAAGCAATGCTCTGGTGCATCCTTGCACTTCAGCCTCAATGGACGGACAGCTCTTCTCCTTGACACCATGAGCATAACCTGGACAGTCATCGATCCTGGAGCCACAGGCATCAAGGAGGAGTGGGAGAACAACCAGGAACTGGCAGAGTATTTCAGGACCATTTCAACAGGAGACTGCAGTTATTGGCTTAGGGAATTCCTGAAACACTGGGAGAAGATGCTGGTCCCAGAGCCCACAG AACCGCTAATAATGGCCCCAGATATCAGCCAGTCTGCATCCATCCGATTGGTCTCTTGCATTATCCTATTGATCATCACCCAGTTAGTTCTAATTGCTTCATCGTCATGA